TTGATCCGGCCGCATGGCGCCGGGACATGCGCCTTCTGGAAGAATTCCTGACCCGCTTTCCAAAGGCGGGAGTGGGGGAAACCGGCCTGGACAAATGCCGCCGCGGTATTCCGGGCATGAAGATGCAAAAAGACGCGCTGCGCCGCCATCTGGATATGGCCGCGCGGATGAACCGCCCTGTTGCCCTGCATTGCTGCCGCGCCTGGGGCTCCCTGGCCGAAATGCTGAGGGAATATCCCCGCCTGAAGGCCATCCTGCACGGCTGGACCGGAGCGCTGAATCCGGCGTCCGATCTGCCTTCCGAGGACTGGCTGCTGTCCATCGGCCCCCGGGAAATGGAACGTGCGGATATTTTTACATCCGTTCCCCTGCACCGTCTGGCGCTGGAATCGGACGAACATCCGGAGGTCCTGCCGGACCTTTACCGGATTGCGGCGCAAGCGCTCCGGATGGAGGAATGCCGACTGGCCGGAATCGTCACGGACAACCTGTCAAGAATCTCCCCTCCATAACGGTTTTCACGAAGCGGGGAGGACGAACTGTTCCGCTGGCATACTCCATGGCGGCGCGGCGGCTTTTTTCCTTGGCAGCCCCACGCCGGAGGCTATCATGCGGGCATGGGCCTTTTTCAGGATCAAACCAGTTCTTTGTCGGAAATCAAGCGGCTCGCCGCACTCGTCATGGATCCCTCCCGCAGGGACGAAATAGGCCCGGACCAGTGGCCCCTGGCCATGATCGCCTACGGCCTGGTCACCTGCAATGAAAAGAACAGGCAGGCGGAAGGCATTGAAATTTACCGCACCTTCCAGTCCTGCTGCGCCCCAGACGCCAGAAAGAAGTGCGCCCTCCAGCTTGCGGCCTTCATCCGCCAGCGCAAGGGTGACGGATGGCGCGCCCTGCTTCCCTTTGCGATGACGGACGAACTGGCGGACATCCGCCGCCAGGCAGCCTTCCTGATTTATACGCTTGCGGCTCCGGAACGTGAAGAACGCTTCCCAGGAATCGCCGGACTGGCGGATATCATTTGCGCCGCCCCCCTTCCGGGGCAGGCCGGCATGTCCCCGGCGCTGGACGCCCTGATGAGTCTGGGGGATCTGCGGTTCGCCCCTTATCTGGCATCCATTTCCAAAAAACTTTCTCCGGACCGCCTTGCGGAACTTCTGGAAGGGACGGAGGCCATTCCGACTGAACTGGGCTGCAACTGGCTGCTGGACATTCTGGACGAGCATGCGGAACTTTCCTCCACGGTGGCCCGCGTGCTGGCAGCCATGCCCGGCAGGGCCGGCGAAGTGATGGACGTAATCATTCCCGTTCCGTCCTGGCAATTCACGAATTCCGCCGTCCAGCCGCTTCATTCCTGGAGCATCCCGGAATACGGGCTCCGCATGAAGGAACGGCTCGCCCAAAAACTCGCGCCAGAAGACCGGGAAACCGTCACTCTGGCCTGGA
This genomic stretch from Akkermansia biwaensis harbors:
- a CDS encoding TatD family hydrolase; the protein is MNLPDAHTHPAPAASGTGLRFVCGTSPADWEQVALLAERDGNVTPFFGIHPWFLDPAAWRRDMRLLEEFLTRFPKAGVGETGLDKCRRGIPGMKMQKDALRRHLDMAARMNRPVALHCCRAWGSLAEMLREYPRLKAILHGWTGALNPASDLPSEDWLLSIGPREMERADIFTSVPLHRLALESDEHPEVLPDLYRIAAQALRMEECRLAGIVTDNLSRISPP